Part of the Antechinus flavipes isolate AdamAnt ecotype Samford, QLD, Australia chromosome 2, AdamAnt_v2, whole genome shotgun sequence genome is shown below.
tttttttgaagcccAGTTCAGGTTCTTATTCCCTTAACTGAAAATTCTCCCatcttcaaattttcttagagCACTCTGTCTTTGTCTTATCCTTGTTGCTATAACTCTTTCTTGTGTCATATTTATTAACTTACAATTTGTACCTGCTTCTGTCTTTCccccctccattagaatgtaatcttcttCAGGGCAGGAGCTAGTACTAGTTCtactagtacttagcacagcacCATACACTTAATTTTTCCATATGGGATTCCATAAGTGAAATTTTATTATGGAAAGTTCTTTCACCAATACCAGCAGCAACACATTGTAACTAATAGTCTTGAGAAGTTTTAGAGCATGGGGAGATTATGTTACTAGCCTATGGTTACATCGCAAATATGTGTTAaaactaggtcttcctgatttcaaggtcaTCTCTCTATCTGCCATATCTTGGCTGTCTTTCACCTTGCCTATAGTGATCATTTCATGTTTAATGCATTGAGTTGAACTAGAGAGAGGTGATATTTGGAAAACAGAACAGAATCTATTTGTGGATAAACAAGTGAAACTTTCTTTAATGATTgagaaaatgatttgcccacaatcCAATGTTCTCTAATAAAAGTTATAGTAATATGAGTACAATTGGTGATTAGTAGGACAGCAGTTTAGCCTGGCAGTGTCTGGGCTTTCAAGAATTTTAGAGGAgcatgtgtgtgtggtgtgtgcacgcaatgtgtatatgtgtaaatggGCAAAACTATACATGTTTATTAAAAAGAGATGCTTGGGATACTTAATGCACTGACAAGTCAATAAAAGTTAGCAGGATGACATAGTAACCAAAATAGCAAATGCAAATATAAGTTTCATTAAAAGAGTCCAGAATGGACTCATTAAAAGTGTCCAGAATTAAGGAGTCAATGGTCTGGTTGACCTCTGCCATGGTTAGCACATAACTGGTATTATTTTTTGTGTGCCACTTACTAGGAAAGACACTGAAAAGCTGGAGTATGTAGAGAGGAGAATGACCCAAATGATGAGGCATGAAGACCACCCAATATGAGGATATGTTGACAGACCTGTAGATATGTAGTCTACAGAAGGGAAAGtctactttctctattttttttttttttttttttttttttttttttttttttttgctgagcaaaagtgacttgcccagggacacacagcgaAGTGTctgtggtcaaatttgaactcaggtcctcctgacttcagggctggtgctctatccactgcaccacctagctgctccagaaAATGTACTTTTAGCAGATACTCAGGTCACTATATCCAATGACCCAAAGAAGTATCATGGAAGAGATAATCTATTTGGTCCAGATGCCAGAACCAGAAGCAGTGGGTGAAAGGTGATGGAGAGGCAGATTTTAGTGGAATACAATGATTAGATTAGAATTATAATGATTAGAATTGACCAAAATTAGGGTGATTTGCCTCAGAAAGTAATGAGATCTTCATTATTAGAAGTGTTCAGGTAGAGGCTAGATAACTACTTATGAGACCTGTTGTAGAAAGATTCCTCATATAACCACAAGTTGAATTTGATGCTTCCAGCTCTGAACTTctctgtgtgtatgcatgcatgtatattttaGTAATGATAGTGGGAAGTTCTCATAACTGGAAAACTCTGGCACAGGAAAACCCATTAGAATGGGGGTCTTGGTGCATGGAGTTTTCTCAGCAGATGCACTGTTTGTTTCTCCTTGAACTTGAGTATGCTGTTCAGAAGACCTTCAGCTTCCAGAGACTTCATGTCAGAACACTCCATATTCCAGGCTCAGACACCATTCATTGCCTTGTTGGTTGTGGGCTGGAGAAATCACTTTCTTAAATTGCAACCGAAGAAGTTTCTCAAAATGAGAAAGGCAGAACTGCATTTGAACAAATGGTGGGGTGCAGTGGAGGCTCCTGTTATTGTCTCCCAAACCACTTCCAGAAGGTCATAGCCATGTGTCTTACccggaggaggaaaaggaggagccAGGCTCGGAATTCCTCCAGGGCTTTTGAGCCCAACTTGGCCTGACCACAATAGAAGCTCAGGGCTAGGCCAAGCAGGATACAAAGGCAGAGGCACAGGAACAGGGAGCATCCAGATGACCATCTGTCGGGGGCTGTAGGTACAGTAGGAGGAAATAGCAACGGAACAGGATTAGTGTTGGTtcattaatgggcatccccttacTATGCTTGAGAACCTGGAAACTTAGACCAAGCTTTTCTCTAGACTTGAGGTATAGTCCTGCCTTTCTCCTTACCCTAAATCCTGCATATgcttataagtttttttttcttttaaataaaaccttgatgtattttgaaaataaaaaatagggaaaaaactaaaataaagccTTGATATAGAGTCAAAGATCAAAAGTCACTGATTTCATTAGAAGTCTCCAAGTATAGGCTTCTGTCCACTTGTCAGAATGCATAATAGTCTAGCATTGGTTAGATTCAGTGGTCTCTGAAGCATGCTGTGGTCTACGACCCTGACTCACCCTAAAGGAAACTTATAGTTTAATTAGAGGAGATAGGACATGAACAGCAATAACCATGAAATGAGGACAAATGTAGAAAGGTGGGGTCGACTGAGTTAATCTATCACATCATCCCCTTAAAGTAACTAACAAAATTCTATGCCCTGATAATTTTGTCAGGTGagagcaatcaatcaacaaatcacAAGCATGAACAAGGCGTAGACATCTCTATTAAGTCAATACATCAAAATGTGAGAAGTCCTTGATCAATTTAGAAGACCTTGAAAGCCATCAGATAAAAGAGAGTGAATTGTAACAAGAGGGATACCGGTATTGGATGAGAAGATGTAGTCATACTCCGGAGGCTTTTTATAAAATCGGAAGCCAATTCAGAAATGGGGACACAAAACTCTGTCTGCCTACACAAATAAAAAGTCTCCATCCAAGCTTCAGAGAAGCAACTGTTGAAGGGAAGAAAAGTCTTTGTATTTGGCTTCTTCAATCCAACTAAGTTCCTTACTTTTGGGCATATAGCTGGCATGTGTTTTAGGTAGAACTTAGAATcaaatctccctgactccaaagctaAATCTCTATTCACTACACCGGGGCTGCCTTTCACCTTTCATCCTGACAGTATTTCTGGAACAGCAGCCAGTAGCTACTGAGTCTATATTGGCAGCTGAAGATAGACAAGACTCACCAAGGAAATGAAGCATTAAAACTTTAACAAggagcccagcagaaaagctataTACAGTACTAAAAAAGAACTTCATGAATAccctttctgaaagaaaaaaaggactctAGGAACTAGAAGCCACTAGTTACCACTTTGTTATATGTCTACTCTAAGCACAAGCCTATTCCCTGGATTCTCTGGGCATTTGTAGGAGAGTGTATAACAGACTCTGAGGGAATTGGGAGCAGCTTTGCTGATTTCAAAGTTTgaattggaattaggaaaattgCTCTTGGTTATTTGCTTCAAAACCCAAGGAGAATGAGAAATCTAGGTCCCTAAATATGTATTTGGAGTGGAATAGGATTGGTAAGCATGTTAGAAAAGctcttaaaggaaggaagagaattcaaCATATGTAGATGGgggagaaaatttatagaatttgGAACCTAATCCTGAAGAGGCAGGAATAAACCTGAATGGTAATTAAACATACCCAGGAAAGAGAAACTGCAAGGTCAAGTAGGTGAAGTTCCTAGGTACAGTTAAAGGATAAGGGAAGTCCTTTGTCAATATAAGCCTATTGGAGAGAGAAGCTCAAACATATGGACTCCACAGCTTGAAGAGTGGCAAGGAAGTATATTATCAGTGACAGTATAAAGTAAGTGACCCTGGTTCTATAAGTTTTTTGGACATTATAAGTCTCTACAAACCTCAAGTTAATTTCTCTTCTGATGGAGTCCAAGTCTATAGATTGGATGTTTTCATAGGTCTCTGTGGCAAAAGTAAAATTCAACAGAATGCTCTGGGGCTATTTCCCTAGCAATCTCAAGTTATTTCTAGTGCATAATGACTGGCATATGGTaggtaattaattaattttcttacCTTGTGGAGGTCAAACCATAATGTAGTACTATGAGTGGGAAAGGGGGTAGGGGACTGCAGAGGCCTTGGTGGAAGGTGGGATTCAtcagaatgaaaggagaaattttattgACCATATGGGCTACTGGGAGTTATATGTTTCTGCATTTTCTATaaagtataaaagtataaaaagtataaaaaagactGTAGTCTTTGCAAGATTGTtgcaaagagaaaatgagatgatattgtaaagtgctta
Proteins encoded:
- the C2H14orf180 gene encoding nutritionally-regulated adipose and cardiac enriched protein homolog produces the protein MHEKDQTGSYKCPPSILRRKPPECPVTGEKKRAERRVRFQEPEETAVHDISCVDTIVAPDRWSSGCSLFLCLCLCILLGLALSFYCGQAKLGSKALEEFRAWLLLFLLRVRHMAMTFWKWFGRQ